In the Cryptococcus decagattii chromosome 12, complete sequence genome, one interval contains:
- a CDS encoding tartrate dehydrogenase, whose translation MSPVRVPSHGDGWASTPETKQVYSIASIPADGIGPEVVQAAITVLKAIAKKRGTFQLDFTNFDWSSETYKKTGKYVPDNHLDILRKFDAILFGAVGAPDVPDHISLWGLRLAICQPLQQYANVRRTRILPGTESPLRNCKTGQLDWVIVRENSEGEYAGHGGRSHTGYNHEVATEISIFTRVGVERIARFAFQLAQSRPRRKLTYVTKSNAQRNGMVMWDEVVNEVAKEFPDVELDHMLVDAMTVRMVLHPESLDTIVATNLHADILSDLAAALAGSIGIAPTANLDPSRTNPSMFEPIHGSAFDITGKGIANPVATFWTAAEMLEWLGEKDAGEQLMEAVEAVCVDGIKTKDLGGSATTKEVTDAVVKRILQG comes from the exons ATGTCACCTGTTCGTGTTCCATCTCATGGCGATGGCTGGGCTTCTACCCCTGAAACCAAACAAGTCTACTCTATCGCTTCTATCCCTGCCGACGGTATTGGACCAGAGGTCGTCCAAGCCGCCATCACGGTGCTCAAGGCTATCGCGAAGAAACGAGGGACCTTCCAACTCGACTTCACCAACTTTGATTGGTCCTCTGAGACTTACAAAAAGACCGGAAAATATGTACCGGACAACCATCTCGATATCCTTCGCAAATTCGATGCCATCCT TTTCGGTGCTGTCGGCGCCCCCGATGTCCCTGATCACATCTCCCTTTGGGGTCTCCGACTGGCTATCTGTCAGCCTTTGCAGCAGTACGCCAATGTCCG ACGAACTCGAATTCTCCCCGGTACTGAGTCACCTCTTCGAAACTGTAAGACTGGCCAGCTTGACTGGGTGATTGTTCGAGAGAATTCCGAGGGCGAGTACGCTGGTCATGGTGGACGATCGCACACTGGTTACAACCATGAAGTTGCCACCG AAATCTCCATCTTTACTCGTGTCGGTGTCGAGCGAATCGCACGATTTGCTTTCCAGCTCGCTCAGTCTCGACCTCGCAGGAAGCTCACTTATGTAACCAAGTCTAATGCTCAACGAAACGGAATGGTTATGTGGGATGAAGTTGTCAATGAGGTTGCAAAGGAGTTCCCTGATGTTGAACTTGATCACATGTTGG TCGATGCTATGACTGTCCGAATGGTTCTTCACCCAGAGTCGCTCGACACTATTGTTGCCACCAACCTTCACGCCGATATTCTTTCCGACCTCGCAGCCGCCCTTGCTGGATCCATTGGTATCGCCCCCACCGCCAACCTCGACCCATCACGTACCAATCCATCAA TGTTCGAGCCTATCCACGGATCTGCTTTTGATATCACAGGCAAAGGGATCGCCAACCCTGTCGCAACCTTCTGGACAGCAGCGGAGATGCTCGAATGGTTGGGTGAGAAAGATGCCGGGGAGCAACTCATGGAGGCTGTCGAAGCTGTATGTGTTGACGGGATCAAGACGAAGGACTTGGGAGGTTCAGCTACCACGAAGGAAGTCACAGATGCTGTTGTCAAGAGGATTTTGCAAGGGTAA
- a CDS encoding ubiquitin-like modifier-activating enzyme ATG7, which translates to MPPLQFQPLTSQPTPSFWAALSAHKLNHLKLDDSQLQIRAYLEPAKRILINKENAADKADVGIDGSLVVGGEAFEAEGGNLPPNAVSVSGTLKIFNTIEEFKDTSTKKRLFDDVVSKMLESFDTDQPMLNPFLLVTFADLKKYVYNYWFAFPVLVSSPAWTVDGEFIPVDEIEEIRNLAQFQFQNNVAAFLLKGATSQLSAAPLSSCSTFYDKAQGETATVVFHDTSSLPSNPGWTLRNVLYYLSAKHGVTSVRVVCLREGSSSIQASLSLPPPSSPPSSTISSTTTPISSKPPQAVGWERNPSGKLSPRVVDLGPMMDPTRLASQAVDLNLKLIKWRLLPSLDLDKISATKCLLLGAGTLGCYVARILMTQGWGVRDITLADSSTVSYSNPVRQPLFTFSDCLNGGLPKAPTAAKKLAEIFPGVNAQGVVLGIPMPGHPISLSADADASHTVEKDVAKLEELVKSHDAVFLLMDSRESRWLPTVMGKKWNKVVVNAALGFDSFLVMRHGAGRRRTQPGELEGEGMGEGEKKERKKGLGCYYCNDIVAPTDSISDRTLDQMCTVTRPGVAPIAAAMAVELLISVLQHPLGVHAPAERPDTMDASTGTSSSPLGCVPHQLRGQMYQWKTQIVEGEAFDRCTGCSDYILDEYEKNGFAFLQRVFNEKDYLEKVTGLDELYRESEAVIEGMEGLDWDSEEDGEE; encoded by the exons ATGCCGCCGCTCCAATTCCAGCCACTCACTTCCCAGCCAACTCCATCCTTCTGGGCAGCACTCTCAGCTCACAAGCTCAATCACCTCAAACTCGACGACTCGCAGCTCCAGATCAGAGCTTATCTCGAGCCCGCAAAGCgcattctcatcaacaaggAGAATGCGGCTGATAAAGCGGATGTAGGGATCGACGGGTCTTTGGTCGTAGGTGGTGAAGCTTTCGAGGCTGAGGGCGGCAA CCTGCCGCCGAACGCCGTTTCTGTCAGCGGTACGCTCAAGATATTCAATACAATTGAAGAATTCAAGGATACGTCTACTAAGAAGCGTCTCTTTGATGATGTTGTCTCCAAA ATGCTTGAATCGTTTGATACCGATCAACCCATGCTCAACCCGTTTTTACTCGTCACTTTTGCAGACTTGAAAAAGTATGTGTACAACTATTGGTTTGCGTTCCCCGTACTTGTATCGAGCCCAGCGTGGACTGTGGATGGAGAGTTTATACCTGTTGAT gagattgaagaaaTTCGAAACTTGGCACAGTTCCAATTCCAAAATAATGTTGCCGCTTTTCTTTTAAAAGGGGCTACCTCCCAGTTATCTGCTGCGCCATTATCTTCATGCTCTACATTCTACGACAAGGCGCAAGGTGAAACT GCGACGGTCGTTTTCCATGAcacttcttccctcccttccAACCCGGGATGGACACTGCGTAATGTGCTATACTACCTCTCCGCCAAACATGGTGTCACCTCGGTCCGTGTCGTATGTCTGAGGGAAGGTTCTTCCAGTATCCAAGCTTCCTTATCTCTcccccctccttcttccccccCCTCCTCAACCATCTCCTCGACCACCACCCCGATCTCTTCCAAACCACCGCAAGCGGTAGGCTGGGAACGTAACCCGTCGGGTAAACTTTCCCCGCGCGTCGTAGATCTGGGACCGATGATGGATCCTACCCGTCTTGCCTCACAAGCTGTGGATTTGAATCTAAAGCTGATCAAGTGGCGTCTCTTGCCGTCACTGGATTTGGACAAGATATCAGCGACGAAATGTTTGTTGTTGGGTGCTGGGACATTGGGGTGTTATGTTGCCAGGATTTTGATG ACGCAGGGCTGGGGCGTTCGAGACATTACTCTCGCCGATTCATCAACGGTATCGTACTCCAACCCTGTCCGTCAACCGCTTTTCACGTTTTCAGACTGTCTCAATGGTGGACTGCCAAAGGCGCCTACGGCCGCAAAGAAGTTGGCGGAGATTTTCCCCGGCGTGAATGCGCAAGGAGTGGTTCTGGGGATTCCTATGCCGGGGCATCCCATCTCGTTGTCAGCGGATGCAGATGCGTCGCACACagtggagaaggatgtAGCCAAGCTGGAAGAGTTGGTGAAATCGCATGATGCGGTGTTTTTGTTGATGGATTCGAGAGAATCGAGGTGGTTACCGACGGTGATGGGGAAAAAGTGGAACAAGGTGGTGGTGAATGCAGCGTTGGGGTTCGATTCGTTTTTGGTTATGCGACATGGGGCCGGGCGGAGGAGGACGCAGCCTGGCGAGCTCGAGGGGGAGGGGATGGGAgagggggagaagaaagagaggaaaaaaggtTTGGGATGTTATTATTGTAACGACATTGTCGCTCCTACCGAT AGTATAAGCGATAGAACTCTGGACCAGATGTGTACAGTTACTCGACCTGGTGTGGCGCCGATTGCAGCTGCGATGGCAGTAGAGCTTTTGATCTCTGTTTTACAGCATCCTCTTGG GGTTCACGCTCCCGCCGAAAGGCCCGATACCATGGACGCGAGCACAGGCACAAGCTCCTCGCCTCTGGGATGTGTACCGCACCAGTTACGTGGACAGATGTATCAGTGGAAAACACAGATTGTAGAGGGCGAGGCATTTGATCGTTGTACTGGATGTTCAGATTAT ATCCTGGATGAATACGAAAAGAACGGCTTTGCATTCCTTCAACGGGTGTTTAACGAAAAGGATTATTTGGAGAAAGTGACGGGATTGGATGAGTTGTATAGGGAGAGTGAAGCGGTGATAGAGGGGATGGAGGGGTTGGATTGGGATAGTGAAGAGGACGGGGAGGAGTGA